The following are encoded in a window of Nocardioides houyundeii genomic DNA:
- a CDS encoding ABC transporter permease, translated as MSPETPVASGTDPKPDPATVEKAEPTSPVTWLPTMVETLAAIVIALVIGAVLVVLSDQDAIEALPYLFSYPADFFSASWDAISSSYSALVRGSVGSWDRISTTLERSAPLICSGLGVSLAFRAGLFNIGATGQMVFGFLAAGYVGFSWDLPAGIHMLVALVAGIAGGALWGGLVGFLKARTGAHEVITTIMLNYVAASILLYALSKDAFQRPGSDNTQSPPVADSATFGSVFDIHLGVGLALLAAVVVWWLLERSTLGFELRAVGANAEASRTAGMNVSKVFTVAMLLAGALAGLGATMQVLGDQSSLSPTLAGSVGFDAITVALLGRATPLGTVLAGLLFGALSVGGVAMQASAGTPKELAQVLSALIVLFVAAPALVRGMTRLRTRSAGSTVMAKGWGG; from the coding sequence ATGAGTCCCGAGACCCCCGTGGCCAGCGGCACGGATCCCAAGCCCGACCCCGCGACCGTGGAGAAGGCCGAGCCGACCAGCCCGGTCACCTGGCTGCCCACGATGGTGGAGACGCTGGCCGCCATCGTGATCGCCCTGGTGATCGGCGCCGTGCTGGTGGTGCTGAGCGACCAGGACGCGATCGAGGCGCTGCCCTATCTGTTCAGCTATCCCGCGGACTTCTTCTCCGCCTCGTGGGACGCGATCTCCTCCTCCTACTCCGCTCTGGTACGTGGGTCGGTCGGCAGCTGGGACCGGATCAGCACCACCCTGGAGCGCTCGGCCCCGTTGATCTGCTCCGGGCTCGGTGTCTCGCTGGCCTTCCGGGCCGGCCTGTTCAACATCGGCGCCACCGGACAGATGGTCTTCGGGTTCCTCGCCGCGGGCTACGTCGGCTTCTCCTGGGACCTGCCCGCGGGCATCCACATGCTCGTCGCGCTGGTCGCCGGCATCGCCGGGGGCGCGCTGTGGGGTGGTCTCGTGGGCTTCCTCAAGGCCCGCACCGGTGCGCACGAGGTGATCACCACCATCATGCTCAACTACGTGGCCGCCTCGATCCTGCTGTACGCCCTGAGCAAGGACGCCTTCCAGCGCCCCGGCAGCGACAACACCCAGTCACCCCCGGTGGCGGACTCGGCCACTTTCGGCAGCGTGTTCGACATCCACCTCGGGGTGGGCCTCGCCCTGCTCGCGGCCGTCGTGGTGTGGTGGCTGCTCGAGCGCAGCACCCTGGGCTTCGAGCTGCGCGCCGTGGGCGCCAACGCCGAGGCCTCGCGCACCGCGGGGATGAACGTCTCCAAGGTGTTCACCGTGGCGATGCTGCTCGCCGGCGCCCTGGCGGGCCTGGGCGCCACCATGCAGGTGCTGGGCGACCAGTCCTCGCTGAGCCCGACGCTGGCCGGCAGCGTCGGCTTCGACGCGATCACGGTGGCGCTGCTGGGCCGCGCCACGCCGCTGGGCACCGTGCTGGCCGGCCTGCTCTTCGGGGCGCTCAGCGTGGGCGGAGTGGCGATGCAGGCCTCGGCTGGCACCCCCAAGGAGCTCGCGCAAGTGCTGTCGGCCCTGATCGTGCTCTTCGTGGCCGCACCGGCCCTGGTACGTGGCATGACCCGGCTCCGGACGCGCAGCGCCGGATCCACCGTGATGGCGAAGGGATGGGGCGGATGA
- a CDS encoding ABC transporter ATP-binding protein: MRLEIQGLTKRFGSFTANDSIDLTIEPGEIHCLLGENGAGKSTLMNMLYGLLDPSEGRILVDGEPVTFSSPSDAITAGIGMVHQHFMLVPVFTVAENVMLGREHTRGPGLLNRAKAAQTVRELSSRYGLAVDPDRLVEDLPVGVQQRVEIIKALSHDAKVLILDEPTAVLTPQEIDELMEIMRSLKAQGTSIIFITHKLREVKAVGDRISVIRRGRVVGTADPGAPEAELAEMMVGREVKLVVDKDAPQTGADVLSVENLTVVDPRGHQVVKDVSLTARAGEVLGIAGVQGNGQTELIKALLGLVRPDAGVVRLAGEDISRYGPKESLDAGIGYIPEDRSHDGYVGTFSVRENLILDLYRSPEFSRGPALRLDAISQNADARIEEFDIRTESRETPVSSLSGGNQQKVVVAREFSRPLKVLVASQPTRGVDVGSIEFIHKRIIAERDRGTAVVIVSTELDEIYALSDRIAVMYDGRIVGTVTPDIPREKIGLLMAGVADEPTEVSA; this comes from the coding sequence TTGAGGCTCGAGATCCAGGGGTTGACCAAGCGGTTCGGCTCCTTCACGGCCAACGACAGCATCGATCTGACGATCGAGCCCGGGGAGATCCACTGCCTGCTGGGGGAGAACGGCGCCGGCAAGTCGACGTTGATGAACATGCTCTACGGGCTGCTGGACCCGTCCGAGGGACGCATCCTCGTCGACGGCGAGCCCGTCACCTTCTCCTCGCCGAGCGACGCCATCACGGCGGGCATCGGGATGGTGCACCAGCACTTCATGCTGGTCCCGGTCTTCACGGTGGCCGAGAACGTCATGCTGGGACGTGAGCACACCCGCGGACCCGGACTGCTGAACCGCGCGAAGGCTGCGCAGACAGTCCGCGAGCTGTCCTCGCGCTACGGCCTGGCAGTCGATCCGGACCGTCTGGTGGAGGACCTGCCCGTCGGGGTGCAGCAGCGTGTGGAGATCATCAAGGCCCTCTCCCACGACGCCAAGGTGCTGATTCTCGACGAGCCCACCGCGGTGCTGACGCCGCAGGAGATCGACGAGCTGATGGAGATCATGCGCTCGCTCAAGGCCCAGGGCACCTCCATCATCTTCATCACCCACAAGCTGCGCGAGGTCAAGGCCGTCGGTGACCGGATCAGCGTGATCCGTCGTGGTCGGGTGGTGGGCACCGCGGACCCCGGTGCCCCCGAGGCCGAGCTTGCCGAGATGATGGTGGGTCGCGAGGTAAAGCTCGTAGTGGACAAGGACGCGCCCCAGACCGGTGCGGACGTGCTGAGCGTGGAGAACCTGACCGTGGTGGATCCCCGGGGACACCAGGTGGTCAAGGACGTGTCCCTGACTGCCCGGGCCGGTGAGGTGCTCGGCATCGCCGGGGTCCAGGGCAACGGCCAGACCGAGCTCATCAAGGCTCTGCTCGGCCTGGTCCGCCCAGACGCGGGCGTGGTGCGGCTGGCCGGGGAGGACATCTCCCGGTACGGCCCGAAGGAGAGCCTGGACGCCGGCATCGGCTACATCCCCGAGGACCGCTCGCACGACGGCTACGTCGGGACGTTCAGCGTGCGGGAGAACCTCATCCTGGACCTGTACCGCTCTCCGGAGTTCTCACGCGGCCCCGCGCTGCGACTGGACGCGATCTCCCAGAACGCCGACGCCCGGATCGAGGAGTTCGACATCCGGACCGAGAGCCGGGAGACGCCGGTGAGCTCCCTCTCCGGCGGCAACCAGCAGAAGGTCGTCGTGGCCCGGGAGTTCTCCCGGCCGCTGAAGGTGCTCGTCGCCTCCCAGCCGACCCGTGGCGTGGACGTGGGCTCCATCGAGTTCATCCACAAGCGGATCATCGCCGAGCGGGACCGCGGCACCGCAGTCGTCATCGTCTCCACCGAGCTGGACGAGATCTATGCCCTGTCCGACCGCATCGCGGTCATGTACGACGGCCGCATCGTCGGCACGGTCACCCCCGACATCCCCCGCGAGAAGATCGGCCTGCTGATGGCCGGCGTCGCGGACGAGCCCACCGAGGTGAGCGCATGA
- a CDS encoding BMP family lipoprotein, with product MFKTARIAAVVSIAALTLAACGDRPADEADDDTKTPSASASASAPAEQVDFKACMVSDSGGFDDKSFNQTSHDGMENAAKNLGVQTGEVESHSDSEYGDNIEALVSQGCDSITTVGFLLGDATLAAAKKHKDVDFSIVDFAYDKAPKNVKGIIFNTDENSFLAGYLAAATTESGTVGTLGGMNIPTVTIFMEGFRQGVEKYNEDEDADVKLLGWDGKSGSFTDDFDDKTKGQAIAEQMIGQGADIIFPVAGPAGLGGLQAAKDADVNAIWVDTDGCVSAAEYCDILLTSVVKAMDVAVEESIKASMDEEFSNELYVGTLENGGVSLADLSDEVDSEVADKIAELREQIISGDIKIG from the coding sequence GTGTTCAAGACGGCCCGTATCGCCGCAGTGGTCAGCATCGCTGCCCTCACCCTCGCCGCTTGTGGCGACCGTCCGGCTGACGAGGCCGACGACGACACCAAGACCCCGTCCGCCTCGGCGAGCGCCTCCGCGCCGGCCGAGCAGGTCGACTTCAAGGCCTGCATGGTCTCGGACTCGGGCGGCTTCGACGACAAGTCGTTCAACCAGACCTCGCACGACGGCATGGAGAACGCCGCGAAGAACCTGGGTGTGCAGACCGGTGAGGTCGAGTCCCACTCCGACAGCGAGTACGGCGACAACATCGAGGCGCTCGTCTCCCAGGGTTGCGACTCCATCACCACCGTCGGGTTCCTGCTGGGCGACGCCACCCTGGCTGCCGCGAAGAAGCACAAGGACGTCGACTTCTCCATCGTCGACTTCGCCTACGACAAGGCTCCCAAGAACGTCAAGGGCATCATCTTCAACACCGACGAGAACTCCTTCCTGGCCGGCTACCTGGCCGCCGCCACCACCGAGTCCGGCACCGTCGGCACCCTGGGCGGCATGAACATCCCCACCGTGACGATCTTCATGGAGGGCTTCCGCCAGGGCGTGGAGAAGTACAACGAGGACGAGGACGCCGACGTCAAGCTCCTCGGCTGGGACGGCAAGTCCGGCTCGTTCACCGATGACTTCGACGACAAGACCAAGGGCCAGGCGATCGCCGAGCAGATGATCGGCCAGGGCGCTGACATCATCTTCCCGGTCGCCGGTCCCGCCGGCCTCGGTGGCCTGCAGGCCGCCAAGGACGCCGACGTCAACGCCATCTGGGTCGACACCGACGGCTGCGTCTCGGCCGCCGAGTACTGCGACATCCTGCTGACCTCGGTCGTCAAGGCGATGGACGTCGCCGTTGAGGAGTCCATCAAGGCCTCCATGGACGAGGAGTTCAGCAACGAGCTGTACGTCGGCACGCTGGAGAACGGCGGCGTCAGCCTGGCCGACCTCTCCGACGAGGTCGACTCCGAGGTCGCCGACAAGATCGCCGAGCTCCGCGAGCAGATCATCTCGGGCGACATCAAGATCGGCTGA
- a CDS encoding amidohydrolase, translating into MPPLSSEPAPPTDSASGVIDEVVTKYADQLVDLRRDLHAHPELSWAESRTSGVVMSHLEDTGWQVHRVEGGGLVADLGAPGRTVALRADLDALPVEDLIEDPWVSTVPGVAHACGHDVHVTSLIGAGLALSEVQHRGLLHGRVRLIFQPAEEVMPGGALHLLAHGALDDVDEIFGLHCDPSLDVGMVGLRVGPLTGAADALSVRLYGKGGHTSRPHLTEDLTFALAKLVTELPAILSRRLDPRAGASVVWGRIHAGSAHNVIPGAGEVAGTVRMLDAGAWAEAEQVVRSLIGEIIAPYGVTAEISYQRGVPPVVNAARATDVLGRAVEEVLGSQGRVPTRQSLGGEDFGWYLDRVPGAMGRLGTRTPGGPTYDLHQGNLRVDEGAVTIGARVLAEAAVVALAS; encoded by the coding sequence ATGCCTCCTCTGTCCTCCGAACCCGCGCCCCCGACCGATTCCGCCTCGGGGGTGATCGACGAGGTGGTGACCAAGTACGCCGACCAACTGGTCGATCTGCGCCGGGACCTGCACGCCCACCCCGAGCTGTCCTGGGCCGAGTCCCGCACCAGTGGCGTGGTGATGTCCCATCTCGAGGACACCGGATGGCAGGTGCATCGCGTCGAGGGCGGCGGACTGGTCGCCGACCTCGGCGCCCCCGGTCGCACCGTGGCGCTGCGCGCCGACCTCGACGCGCTGCCGGTGGAGGACCTGATCGAGGACCCCTGGGTCAGCACGGTCCCCGGTGTGGCGCACGCGTGCGGGCACGACGTCCACGTGACCTCGCTGATCGGTGCCGGGCTGGCCCTCTCGGAGGTGCAGCACCGCGGTCTCCTGCACGGCCGGGTGCGGCTGATCTTCCAGCCTGCCGAGGAGGTCATGCCCGGCGGGGCGCTGCACCTGCTCGCCCACGGGGCCCTGGACGACGTGGACGAGATCTTCGGGCTGCACTGCGACCCCAGCCTCGACGTCGGCATGGTGGGGCTCCGGGTGGGCCCCTTGACGGGCGCGGCCGACGCACTCAGCGTCCGGCTGTACGGCAAGGGCGGGCACACCTCGCGCCCGCACCTCACCGAGGACCTCACCTTCGCCCTGGCCAAGCTGGTCACCGAGCTCCCCGCCATCCTCTCCCGCAGGCTCGACCCGAGGGCGGGAGCGAGCGTGGTGTGGGGACGCATCCACGCCGGGTCGGCACACAACGTCATCCCCGGGGCCGGTGAGGTCGCGGGCACCGTGCGGATGCTCGACGCGGGCGCCTGGGCGGAGGCCGAGCAAGTGGTGCGCAGCCTGATCGGGGAGATCATCGCCCCCTACGGGGTTACCGCCGAGATCTCCTACCAGCGAGGGGTGCCGCCGGTGGTCAACGCTGCGCGCGCCACCGACGTGCTGGGGCGCGCGGTCGAGGAGGTGCTCGGCAGCCAGGGCCGCGTGCCCACCCGCCAGAGCCTGGGCGGGGAGGACTTCGGCTGGTACCTGGACCGGGTGCCCGGCGCCATGGGGCGGCTCGGGACCCGCACTCCGGGCGGGCCGACGTACGACCTGCACCAGGGGAACCTGCGGGTGGACGAGGGCGCGGTCACGATCGGAGCCCGGGTGCTGGCCGAGGCCGCTGTCGTCGCACTCGCCTCCTAG
- the meaB gene encoding methylmalonyl Co-A mutase-associated GTPase MeaB, whose translation MTVRPGVDVAELAAGIGEGRRAAISRAITLVESSRPDHRALARELLTELAPAPGAAPLAVRVGISGVPGVGKSTFIESLGTLLTEQGRRVGVLAVDPSSVRTGGSVLGDKTRMSRLTVDPNAYIRPSPSAGTLGGVARATSQAMTVLEAAGYDVVLVETVGVGQSEITVSRMVDTFLFLTIARTGDQLQGIKKGILEIADVVAVNKADSSDGGEHEAQARVAARELAGALRLVRGAKEWAPPVVTCSGLTGAGVQDVWQRVLGHREHLAAEGLAAKRAEQQLEFTWALVRDELEQRLRRSSGVARIRDEVRAEVLGGRMGAPEAADRILGAYLGDQG comes from the coding sequence GTGACGGTGCGCCCCGGGGTGGACGTCGCCGAGCTCGCCGCCGGGATCGGTGAGGGCAGGCGCGCCGCGATCTCGCGGGCCATCACCCTGGTGGAGTCCTCGCGGCCCGACCACCGGGCGCTGGCGCGTGAGCTGCTCACCGAGCTCGCGCCGGCGCCCGGGGCCGCGCCGCTGGCGGTGCGGGTGGGCATCTCCGGGGTGCCCGGCGTCGGCAAGTCCACCTTCATCGAGTCGCTCGGCACGCTGCTCACCGAGCAGGGCAGGCGGGTCGGCGTGCTGGCGGTCGACCCCTCGAGCGTGCGCACCGGCGGGTCGGTGCTGGGCGACAAGACCCGGATGTCGCGGCTCACCGTCGACCCGAACGCCTACATCCGGCCCTCGCCGTCGGCCGGCACCCTGGGCGGCGTCGCCCGCGCGACCAGCCAGGCGATGACCGTGCTGGAGGCCGCCGGCTACGACGTGGTGCTGGTCGAGACCGTGGGGGTGGGGCAGTCCGAGATCACCGTGTCGCGGATGGTCGACACCTTCCTGTTCCTCACCATCGCCCGCACCGGCGACCAGCTGCAGGGCATCAAGAAGGGCATCCTGGAGATCGCCGACGTGGTGGCGGTGAACAAGGCCGACTCCTCCGACGGGGGAGAGCACGAGGCACAGGCGCGGGTGGCGGCTCGCGAGCTGGCAGGGGCGCTGCGCCTGGTGCGCGGCGCCAAGGAGTGGGCTCCGCCCGTGGTGACCTGCTCGGGCCTGACCGGCGCCGGAGTCCAGGACGTCTGGCAGCGGGTCCTCGGCCACCGCGAGCACCTGGCCGCCGAGGGCCTGGCGGCCAAGCGCGCCGAGCAGCAGCTGGAGTTCACCTGGGCCCTGGTGCGCGACGAGCTGGAGCAGCGGCTGCGGCGCTCCTCGGGAGTGGCGCGGATCCGCGACGAGGTGCGTGCCGAGGTGCTGGGCGGCCGGATGGGGGCGCCCGAGGCGGCCGACCGGATCCTGGGTGCCTACCTGGGCGACCAGGGCTGA
- the scpA gene encoding methylmalonyl-CoA mutase, with amino-acid sequence MTIPDSFAGLPLDGGAGHGTQPAGDREPWLSPEGIDIAPVYGPEDLEGLDALDTWPGLSPFLRGPYPTMYTTQPWTIRQYAGFSTAEESNAFYRRNLAAGQKGLSVAFDLATHRGYDSDHPRVRGDVGMAGVAIDSIYDTRTLFDGIPLDQMSVSMTMNGAVLPVLALYIVAAEEQGVKPEQLAGTIQNDILKEFMVRNTYIYPPLPSMRIISDIFAYTSQRMPRFNSISISGYHMQEAGATADLELAYTLADGVEYIRAGLAAGLDIDHFAPRLSFFWAVGMNFFMEVAKMRAARALWARLVAEFEPKNPKSLSLRTHSQTSGWSLTAQDVFNNVQRTCIEAMAATQGHTQSLHTNALDEAIALPTDFSARIARNTQLLLQQESRTGEVIDPWAGSYYVEKLTHDLAEKAWAHIMEAEAAGGMAKAIEQGIPKMRIEEAAARTQARIDAGTQAVIGINTYRLADEDPLEVLRVDNNEVYKQQIAKLERLRAERDDDEVRRTLDALTASAERGHDGGSLDGNLLSLAVDAARAKATVGEISDALEKVYGRHQAVIRTISGVYRDEARMGEEGESKVAQVLAATADFEEEEGRRPRILVAKMGQDGHDRGQKVVVTAFADLGFDVDVGPLFSTPEEVAQQAVDADVHIVGVSSLAAGHLTLLPALKQALAEQGRPDIMIVIGGVIPPDDVATLREMGAAEVFLPGTVIAESALGLLTRLRGRDDESPSR; translated from the coding sequence ATGACCATTCCCGACAGCTTCGCCGGACTGCCGCTCGACGGCGGCGCCGGCCACGGCACCCAGCCGGCCGGGGACCGCGAGCCCTGGCTCTCTCCCGAGGGCATCGACATCGCGCCGGTCTACGGGCCCGAGGACCTCGAGGGCCTGGACGCGCTGGACACCTGGCCCGGCCTGAGCCCGTTCCTGCGCGGTCCCTACCCGACGATGTACACCACCCAGCCGTGGACGATCCGCCAGTACGCCGGGTTCTCCACCGCGGAGGAGTCCAACGCCTTCTACCGCCGCAACCTGGCGGCAGGTCAGAAGGGGCTCAGCGTGGCCTTCGACCTGGCCACCCACCGCGGCTACGACTCCGACCACCCGCGGGTGCGCGGCGACGTCGGGATGGCCGGGGTGGCCATCGACTCCATCTACGACACCCGGACCCTGTTCGACGGCATCCCGCTGGACCAGATGTCGGTCTCGATGACCATGAACGGCGCCGTCCTTCCGGTGCTCGCGCTCTACATCGTCGCGGCGGAGGAGCAGGGGGTGAAGCCGGAGCAGCTCGCGGGGACGATCCAGAACGACATCCTCAAGGAGTTCATGGTCCGCAACACCTACATCTACCCGCCGCTGCCGAGCATGCGGATCATCAGCGACATCTTCGCCTACACCAGCCAGCGGATGCCGCGCTTCAACTCCATCTCGATCTCCGGCTACCACATGCAGGAGGCCGGGGCGACGGCCGACCTGGAGCTGGCCTACACGCTGGCCGACGGCGTGGAGTACATCCGTGCCGGGCTCGCGGCCGGGCTCGACATCGACCACTTCGCGCCGCGGCTCAGCTTCTTCTGGGCGGTCGGGATGAACTTCTTCATGGAGGTCGCCAAGATGCGGGCCGCCCGGGCCCTGTGGGCCCGGCTGGTCGCCGAGTTCGAGCCGAAGAACCCCAAGTCGCTGAGCCTGCGCACGCACAGCCAGACCAGCGGCTGGAGCCTCACCGCGCAGGACGTGTTCAACAACGTCCAGCGCACCTGCATCGAGGCGATGGCCGCGACCCAGGGCCACACCCAGTCGCTGCACACCAACGCCCTGGACGAGGCGATCGCGCTGCCGACCGACTTCTCGGCCCGCATCGCGCGCAACACCCAGCTGCTGCTCCAGCAGGAGTCGCGCACCGGCGAGGTCATCGACCCCTGGGCCGGCTCCTACTACGTGGAGAAGCTCACCCACGACCTGGCCGAGAAGGCCTGGGCGCACATCATGGAGGCCGAGGCCGCCGGCGGGATGGCCAAGGCCATCGAGCAGGGCATCCCCAAGATGCGGATCGAGGAGGCGGCGGCCCGGACCCAGGCCCGCATCGACGCCGGGACCCAGGCCGTGATCGGGATCAACACCTACCGGCTGGCCGACGAGGACCCGCTGGAGGTGCTGCGGGTCGACAACAACGAGGTCTACAAGCAGCAGATCGCCAAGCTGGAGCGGCTGCGCGCGGAGCGGGACGACGACGAGGTGCGCCGCACGCTCGACGCCCTCACCGCCTCCGCCGAGCGGGGCCACGACGGCGGGAGCCTGGACGGCAACCTGCTCTCCCTCGCCGTCGACGCGGCCCGGGCCAAGGCGACGGTCGGCGAGATCTCGGATGCGCTGGAGAAGGTCTACGGCCGCCACCAGGCGGTGATCCGCACGATCAGCGGTGTCTACCGGGACGAGGCCAGGATGGGCGAGGAAGGCGAGAGCAAGGTCGCGCAGGTGCTCGCGGCGACGGCCGACTTCGAGGAGGAGGAGGGGCGCCGCCCCCGGATCCTGGTGGCCAAGATGGGCCAGGACGGTCACGACCGCGGCCAGAAGGTGGTGGTCACCGCGTTCGCCGACCTCGGCTTCGACGTCGACGTGGGCCCGCTGTTCTCCACCCCCGAGGAGGTCGCCCAGCAGGCGGTGGACGCCGACGTGCACATCGTCGGCGTCTCGTCCCTGGCCGCCGGCCACCTCACGCTCCTGCCCGCGCTGAAGCAGGCGCTGGCCGAGCAGGGCCGCCCCGACATCATGATCGTCATCGGCGGCGTGATCCCGCCCGACGACGTGGCGACGCTGCGGGAGATGGGGGCGGCGGAGGTGTTCCTGCCCGGGACGGTCATCGCCGAGAGTGCGCTGGGGCTGCTGACGCGGCTCCGCGGACGTGACGACGAGTCCCCCTCCCGGTGA
- a CDS encoding methylmalonyl-CoA mutase family protein has product MTPPHDRLALASPDEAATAADWERATAAVLRKSGRMSDEDPDALVWRKLARTTLDGIEVAPIGTAADAASVTTQGRPVRAGDWDVRAHFVGPDAKAANEAALVDLNGGVSSLWLELGQGVEVDDLPALLSGVLLDLAPVVLDAPADRLGAARALLDLLGETAPAAGTNLGAAWDDDHLVEVARLALEAGTLGVVVDATRIHDLGASDAQELGWSLAAGIAALRTLTAAGLELEQALGLLEFRYAATDEQFPTIAKLRAARRVWSRVVELSGGSTEAGVMRQHVVTSRPMMSKYDPWVNMLRTTVAAFAAGVAGADSLTVLPFDAPLGLPDALGRRNARNTSALLLAESHVAAVTDPAGGSYAVERLTDDLAHAAWQELTRIEEAGGLAAASADGSLQSRIEAVVAVRDAEIARRKRPLTGLSEFPNLAETLPPRTPHPSSDAVRRYGAPFEALRDSPAERTVFLATLGPVAQHTARATFATNLLAAGGIAVDVAGPTSGVDAVLAAYAGQPVVVLAGTDPTYAEWGQPLVAALREAGATRVIVAGKPGDLGVDDSCAMGVDALDFLTRTREALS; this is encoded by the coding sequence ATGACCCCACCCCACGACAGACTCGCGCTGGCGTCCCCGGACGAGGCCGCGACGGCTGCGGACTGGGAGCGCGCCACTGCCGCGGTGCTCCGCAAGTCCGGCCGGATGAGCGATGAGGACCCGGACGCCCTCGTCTGGCGCAAGCTCGCCCGCACCACCCTCGACGGGATCGAGGTGGCGCCCATCGGGACGGCCGCCGACGCCGCGTCGGTGACCACGCAGGGGCGCCCCGTGCGCGCCGGCGACTGGGACGTCCGCGCCCACTTCGTCGGGCCGGACGCCAAGGCCGCCAACGAGGCCGCGCTGGTGGACCTCAACGGGGGCGTCAGCTCCCTGTGGCTCGAGCTGGGCCAGGGCGTGGAGGTCGACGACCTCCCGGCGCTGCTGTCCGGGGTGCTGCTGGACCTGGCGCCGGTGGTGCTGGACGCGCCGGCGGACCGGCTGGGCGCCGCTCGCGCGCTGCTGGACCTGCTGGGGGAGACCGCCCCCGCCGCGGGCACCAACCTCGGTGCCGCCTGGGACGACGACCACCTGGTCGAGGTCGCCCGGCTGGCCCTGGAGGCCGGCACCCTGGGCGTGGTGGTCGACGCGACACGGATCCACGACCTCGGCGCCAGCGACGCCCAGGAGCTGGGCTGGTCGCTGGCCGCGGGCATCGCGGCGCTGCGCACCCTCACCGCGGCCGGCCTGGAGCTGGAGCAGGCCCTGGGCCTGCTGGAGTTCCGGTACGCCGCGACCGACGAGCAGTTCCCCACCATCGCCAAGCTGCGCGCCGCTCGCCGGGTGTGGAGCCGCGTGGTGGAGCTCAGCGGCGGCTCGACCGAAGCCGGCGTGATGCGTCAGCACGTGGTCACCAGCCGACCGATGATGAGCAAGTACGACCCCTGGGTCAACATGCTGCGCACCACCGTCGCCGCCTTCGCCGCCGGTGTCGCCGGCGCCGACTCGCTCACCGTGCTGCCGTTCGACGCGCCCCTGGGGCTGCCGGACGCACTGGGCCGCCGCAACGCACGCAACACCTCCGCGCTGCTGCTCGCCGAGAGCCACGTGGCGGCGGTCACCGACCCCGCCGGCGGCTCCTACGCGGTGGAGAGGCTCACCGACGACCTGGCCCATGCCGCCTGGCAGGAGCTGACCAGGATCGAGGAGGCCGGCGGCCTGGCCGCCGCGTCCGCCGACGGTTCGTTGCAGAGCCGGATCGAGGCCGTCGTGGCCGTGCGCGACGCCGAGATCGCCCGCCGCAAGCGTCCCCTGACCGGGCTCAGCGAGTTCCCCAACCTCGCCGAGACGCTGCCCCCGCGCACCCCTCATCCCTCCAGCGACGCCGTACGCCGCTACGGCGCGCCGTTCGAGGCGCTGCGTGACTCCCCGGCCGAGCGGACCGTCTTCCTGGCCACCCTCGGTCCGGTCGCCCAGCACACCGCTCGGGCCACCTTCGCCACCAACCTGCTCGCCGCGGGGGGCATCGCGGTGGACGTCGCGGGTCCCACCAGCGGCGTCGACGCCGTGCTGGCCGCGTACGCCGGGCAGCCCGTGGTGGTGCTCGCCGGCACCGACCCGACGTACGCCGAGTGGGGACAGCCCCTGGTCGCCGCGCTGCGCGAGGCCGGCGCCACCCGGGTGATCGTGGCCGGCAAGCCCGGTGACCTCGGGGTGGACGACTCCTGCGCCATGGGCGTGGACGCCCTCGACTTCCTGACCCGAACCCGAGAGGCCCTGTCATGA
- a CDS encoding succinate dehydrogenase cytochrome b subunit, which yields MKGSRSTRSTIALKITMAVSGLVFIGYLLLHMYGNLKVFAGHDAFNEYAHHLRTLGEPMLPENGLLWVLRVVLLVSLVAHVYAAVVLTLRAQKARPTKYAVKKNIHSSLSSRTMRWGGLTLLLFLIWHLLHFTVGKVNPAGGETNDPFNLVYESFELWWMSLIYVLAMLALGMHLRHGTWSAAQTLGLTNTARSRARAKAAGWVVAVVIAGGFILVPLSILLGIVSK from the coding sequence GTGAAGGGTTCCCGGTCGACGCGTTCGACGATTGCACTCAAGATCACCATGGCCGTGAGCGGACTGGTATTCATCGGATACCTGCTCCTGCACATGTACGGCAACCTCAAGGTCTTCGCGGGCCACGACGCGTTCAACGAGTACGCGCACCACCTGCGGACCCTCGGCGAGCCGATGCTGCCCGAGAACGGCCTGCTGTGGGTGCTGAGGGTGGTGCTCCTGGTCTCGCTGGTGGCCCACGTGTACGCCGCGGTCGTGCTGACGCTCCGGGCCCAGAAGGCGCGACCGACCAAGTACGCGGTCAAGAAGAACATCCACTCCTCGCTCTCCTCGCGCACCATGCGCTGGGGCGGGCTGACCCTGCTGCTCTTCCTGATCTGGCACCTGCTGCACTTCACGGTGGGCAAGGTCAACCCCGCGGGCGGCGAGACCAACGACCCGTTCAACCTCGTCTACGAGTCCTTCGAGCTGTGGTGGATGTCGCTGATCTACGTCCTGGCCATGCTCGCCCTCGGCATGCACCTGCGCCACGGCACGTGGAGCGCCGCCCAGACGCTGGGCCTGACCAACACCGCCAGGTCCCGGGCCCGCGCCAAGGCCGCGGGCTGGGTGGTCGCCGTCGTGATCGCCGGCGGCTTCATCCTCGTCCCGCTCTCCATCCTCCTCGGCATCGTCTCCAAGTAA